One window of Scheffersomyces stipitis CBS 6054 chromosome 1, whole genome shotgun sequence genomic DNA carries:
- the PRN1 gene encoding RNA pol II transcription cofactor produces MSSTTARTVKQIVNAVQRPEGVGATVRRSIGIMGSRNFNPFLMFDHFSSAGTNGFPEHPHKGQETITLILKGAMAHEDFTGSKGILYGGDLQFMTAGKGVVHSEMPVPNEDGSPTVGLQLWVDLPESLKDAKPRYRDLRSWEIPEVVEQDGKLRIKVISGKSYGVESVKDLAYTPVHYYYYRMKAGATFKQELPKDFNFFLYVLSGNDLVLNGDTKVKEFNNVFLNSDGDFITGENVSKSTNEDEEVEFVLIGGQQLDQKVVQYGPFVSTTKEGIEKAFVDYNYARNGFENVKTWRTLISNGVTKEMIEGPLNGNLEKREQARLAYLAKQKTTPEKDEL; encoded by the coding sequence ATGTCTTCCACCACTGCTAGAACTGTCAAGCAAATTGTCAACGCCGTTCAGAGACCTGAAGGTGTTGGAGCTACAGTTAGAAGATCCATCGGTATTATGGGATCGAGAAACTTCAACCCTTTCTTGATGTTCGACCATTTTTCGAGCGCTGGTACCAATGGTTTCCCCGAACATCCTCACAAGGGTCAAGAAACTATCACCTTAATTTTGAAAGGCGCTATGGCCCATGAAGACTTTACCGGCTCCAAGGGTATCCTTTACGGAGGAGACTTACAATTTATGACTGCTGGTAAGGGTGTCGTTCACTCTGAAATGCCTGTTCCAAACGAAGACGGTTCCCCTACTGTAGGCTTGCAATTGTGGGTTGATTTGCCAGAAAGCTTGAAAGATGCAAAGCCTCGTTACAGAGATTTGAGATCTTGGGAAATTcctgaagttgttgaacaagacgGCAAATTGAGAATAAAGGTTATTTCTGGTAAGAGTTACGGTGTAGAATCGGTCAAGGACTTGGCCTACACCCCTGTTCATTACTACTACTACAGAATGAAGGCAGGTGCCACTTTCAAGCAAGAGCTTCCTAAggacttcaacttcttcttgtacgTATTGAGCGGTAACGACTTGGTTCTTAACGGCGATACCAAGGTTAAGGAATTCAACAACGTATTCTTAAACAGCGATGGTGACTTTATCACTGGTGAAAACGTATCCAAGTCAACtaatgaagacgaagaagttgagTTCGTCTTAATTGGTGGCCAGCAATTGGACCAAAAAGTAGTGCAATATGGCCCATTTGTGTCCACAACCAAGGAAGGTATCGAAAAAGCCTTTGTCGACTACAACTACGCCCGAAACGGCTTTGAAAACGTCAAGACCTGGAGGACTTTGATCAGTAACGGTGTGACCAAGGAAATGATAGAAGGTCCATTGAACGGTAAccttgaaaagagagaacAGGCAAGATTAGCGTACTTAGCCAAGCAAAAGACGACTCCTGAAAAGGACGAACTTTAG